The following are encoded together in the Mumia sp. Pv4-285 genome:
- a CDS encoding bifunctional ADP-dependent NAD(P)H-hydrate dehydratase/NAD(P)H-hydrate epimerase produces MLQAHTVADVRAAEAALMTQVPPGSLMRWAASGLAAYVREVAPGSAPLVFLVGTGDNGGDALFAAAELARERFVAVAIADPARVHPEAAYAAQAAGCRRVDSPRGFGVVVDGVVGIGGAPGLRAPADAWRATIEAEQPFVIAVDVPSGVDVDGATVSGGSFLPADATCTFGTYKNALLVDPAARYAVRGALPRLIDIGLAPYLPAPSVEALQASDNGLLLSVLAPTLDQRGDAPTQKYTRGVVGVAAGSAAYAGAALLCVRGAQAGPAGMVRFLGEPELAARVVDRCPEVVAHTDVAQRGRVQAWVVGSGGGDDAASRLATALEDEVPVVVDADALQHVPDRFDVPALLTPHAGELARMLDVERSAVEQDPLGHATRAADRWQAAVLLKGSRTLVAYPDEPARVNLSGTPWLATAGAGDVLAGLAGAFLASGAHPRDAGSLAAFVHGAAAVVASGGGPVTASRVADAVPGVLAAWRNGTLDESQVRDWRDR; encoded by the coding sequence ATGCTCCAGGCACACACGGTGGCCGACGTCCGTGCGGCTGAGGCGGCGCTGATGACGCAGGTGCCGCCCGGTTCGCTGATGCGCTGGGCCGCGTCCGGCCTCGCCGCGTACGTCCGCGAGGTGGCTCCGGGGTCCGCCCCGCTCGTCTTCCTCGTCGGCACGGGCGACAACGGGGGAGACGCACTTTTCGCGGCCGCCGAGCTGGCGCGCGAGCGGTTCGTCGCCGTCGCGATCGCCGACCCTGCACGGGTGCATCCCGAGGCGGCGTACGCCGCGCAGGCCGCCGGCTGTCGGCGGGTCGACTCGCCGCGCGGGTTCGGCGTCGTCGTCGACGGGGTGGTCGGGATCGGGGGCGCGCCCGGGCTCCGGGCACCGGCAGACGCGTGGCGGGCCACCATCGAGGCGGAGCAGCCGTTCGTCATCGCCGTCGACGTGCCGAGCGGCGTCGACGTCGACGGCGCCACGGTCTCGGGTGGCTCGTTCCTCCCCGCCGATGCGACCTGCACCTTCGGGACGTACAAGAACGCGCTCCTCGTCGACCCGGCGGCCCGCTACGCGGTCCGCGGCGCGCTGCCGCGCCTCATCGACATCGGCCTGGCGCCGTACCTTCCCGCCCCGTCGGTCGAGGCGCTGCAGGCCAGCGACAACGGGCTCCTCCTGTCGGTGCTCGCGCCGACCCTCGACCAGCGTGGCGATGCGCCGACGCAGAAGTACACCCGCGGGGTCGTGGGTGTCGCCGCCGGGTCCGCGGCGTACGCCGGGGCTGCGCTGCTGTGCGTGCGCGGCGCGCAAGCGGGTCCCGCCGGGATGGTCCGGTTCCTCGGCGAGCCGGAGCTGGCGGCGAGGGTGGTCGACCGGTGCCCGGAGGTGGTCGCGCACACCGACGTCGCCCAGCGCGGACGCGTGCAGGCCTGGGTCGTCGGCTCCGGCGGCGGCGACGACGCTGCCTCACGCCTCGCCACCGCCCTCGAGGACGAGGTCCCCGTCGTCGTCGACGCCGACGCGCTCCAGCACGTCCCCGACCGCTTCGACGTGCCGGCTCTCCTGACGCCCCACGCCGGCGAGCTCGCCCGGATGCTCGACGTCGAGCGCAGCGCCGTCGAGCAGGACCCGCTGGGTCACGCGACACGCGCCGCCGACCGCTGGCAGGCAGCGGTGCTGCTCAAGGGCTCGCGCACGCTCGTCGCGTATCCGGACGAGCCCGCGCGCGTGAACCTGAGCGGCACTCCCTGGCTCGCCACGGCCGGTGCCGGCGACGTGCTCGCGGGCCTCGCGGGCGCGTTCCTCGCGTCGGGGGCTCATCCCCGCGACGCCGGGTCGCTGGCGGCGTTCGTCCACGGCGCCGCCGCCGTCGTCGCCTCGGGAGGAGGGCCGGTCACGGCGAGCCGGGTCGCCGATGCGGTCCCGGGCGTCCTCGCGGCCTGGCGCAACGGCACGCTGGACGAGTCGCAGGTGCGCGACTGGAGGGACCGGTGA
- a CDS encoding alpha/beta fold hydrolase, which translates to MDWRRLGTYAAVTAGTAVAVGATAAAARVATDRRRVRRRSQRGDAMEFGTLHVPGVSVDATDGVSLYVEVEEPDDADAHALPTVVFCHGWVLDLDCWHYQRAALRGRARMVFWDQREHGSSGVGTAESCTLDQLGDDLAAVIAAVAPEGPLVLVGHSMGAMTVMSFAAQYGDLVRDRVDGVVLMGTSAGDLIRRRDPLARLSPWLPRMGPLIGAARLLDSYPVTRAMAVGPQSPAKYADMTDEMISRSHPRALADFVGSFVDLDLYEALPALPGRRTIVMGGTKDVLTPFRHSERLAELIEGSELVAYEGAGHMMMLERHEEVTSAIEALWSSSDPSMPREDLYA; encoded by the coding sequence ATGGACTGGCGCAGGCTGGGCACGTACGCGGCCGTGACGGCGGGCACCGCCGTCGCCGTCGGAGCCACGGCTGCTGCCGCCCGGGTGGCCACGGACCGCCGTCGTGTCCGCCGACGTTCCCAGCGTGGCGACGCGATGGAGTTCGGGACGCTGCACGTGCCCGGGGTGTCGGTCGACGCCACCGACGGGGTCTCGCTGTACGTCGAGGTCGAGGAGCCCGACGACGCCGACGCGCACGCGCTCCCCACCGTCGTGTTCTGCCACGGCTGGGTGCTCGACCTCGACTGCTGGCACTACCAGCGGGCGGCGCTGCGAGGCCGCGCCCGGATGGTCTTCTGGGACCAGCGCGAGCACGGCAGCTCGGGCGTCGGCACCGCGGAGAGCTGCACCCTCGACCAGCTCGGCGACGACCTCGCCGCCGTCATCGCCGCGGTCGCTCCGGAGGGACCCCTGGTCCTCGTGGGCCACTCGATGGGTGCGATGACGGTGATGTCGTTCGCCGCCCAGTACGGCGACCTGGTCCGCGACCGCGTCGACGGCGTCGTCCTCATGGGCACCAGCGCCGGAGACCTCATCCGGAGGCGCGACCCGCTCGCACGCCTGAGCCCGTGGCTCCCGCGCATGGGCCCGCTGATCGGCGCCGCGCGACTGCTCGACTCCTATCCCGTCACCCGGGCCATGGCGGTCGGCCCGCAGTCGCCCGCGAAGTACGCGGACATGACCGACGAGATGATCTCGCGCTCGCACCCCCGGGCGCTCGCCGACTTCGTCGGCTCGTTCGTCGACCTCGACCTGTACGAGGCGCTGCCGGCGCTCCCCGGCCGGCGGACGATCGTCATGGGCGGGACGAAGGACGTCCTGACGCCGTTCCGTCACTCCGAGCGCCTCGCCGAGCTGATCGAGGGCTCCGAGCTGGTGGCCTACGAGGGTGCCGGCCACATGATGATGCTCGAGCGCCACGAGGAGGTCACGAGCGCCATCGAAGCGCTGTGGAGCTCCTCGGACCCCTCGATGCCGCGCGAGGACCTCTACGCATGA
- a CDS encoding bile acid:sodium symporter family protein, whose protein sequence is MDSALSTVGLPIALGIIMLGLGLSLTVDDFRRVGRHPRAVVVALVCQLLLLPALCFGLVLLFDLPPLLAVGMMLLAASPGGTSANLYSHLFRGDVALNVTLTAINSIIAIVSLPLITNLAIAYFEADSSVSLQFTKVLEVFAIVLLPVALGMAVRSARPAFAARMDKPVRIASAVILAVLVLGILVDQRANVADYAAKVGAITTLFCAASLAVGYLVPRWAGVTERQAVASSFEIGVHNATLAIYVAVEVLDEVEISVPGAVYGLVMFFVAGAWGVILTRYLVRREDPVAADA, encoded by the coding sequence ATGGACTCCGCGCTCAGCACCGTCGGCCTCCCGATCGCCCTCGGCATCATCATGCTCGGCCTCGGGCTGTCGCTGACCGTCGACGACTTCCGCCGGGTCGGACGCCATCCCCGCGCCGTCGTCGTCGCGCTCGTCTGCCAGCTCCTCCTGCTCCCGGCGCTGTGCTTCGGGCTGGTGCTGCTCTTCGACCTCCCGCCGCTGCTGGCGGTCGGGATGATGCTGCTCGCGGCGTCCCCGGGCGGCACCAGCGCGAACCTCTACAGCCACCTCTTCCGCGGCGACGTCGCGCTCAACGTGACGCTGACCGCGATCAACTCGATCATCGCCATCGTGTCGCTCCCCCTGATCACCAACCTCGCCATCGCCTACTTCGAGGCCGACAGCTCGGTCTCGCTGCAGTTCACCAAGGTGCTCGAGGTGTTCGCCATCGTGCTGCTGCCGGTGGCGCTCGGCATGGCGGTGCGGTCGGCGCGGCCCGCGTTCGCCGCACGGATGGACAAGCCGGTCCGCATCGCCTCGGCGGTCATCCTCGCCGTGCTCGTGCTCGGCATCCTCGTCGACCAGCGGGCCAACGTCGCCGACTACGCCGCGAAGGTCGGCGCGATCACGACCTTGTTCTGCGCGGCCAGCCTCGCGGTGGGCTATCTGGTCCCGCGGTGGGCCGGTGTCACCGAGCGTCAGGCGGTCGCGTCGTCCTTCGAGATCGGCGTCCACAACGCGACCCTCGCGATCTACGTGGCCGTCGAGGTGCTCGACGAGGTCGAGATCTCGGTCCCGGGCGCGGTGTACGGCCTGGTCATGTTCTTCGTCGCCGGAGCATGGGGCGTCATCCTCACCCGCTACCTCGTACGCCGTGAGGACCCGGTCGCCGCCGACGCGTGA
- the tsaB gene encoding tRNA (adenosine(37)-N6)-threonylcarbamoyltransferase complex dimerization subunit type 1 TsaB → MLILALDTAAPATSVALHDGAAVVAAESSPGAMSHGELLAPAIAAVLQQAGADRRDVTDVAVGVGPGPFTGLRVGIVTARTLAVSLHARLHGVCSLDVVAAQAIADGVVDEAFVVATDARRKEVYWAEYTPSGERVGDADVARPADLALRLPGTMPVLGRGADLYAEVLNRVAGPADPDAAVLADMVAAGSAREIGTEPLYLRRPDATPAAQRKRVSA, encoded by the coding sequence ATGCTGATCCTCGCCCTCGACACCGCTGCTCCGGCCACCTCGGTCGCCCTGCACGACGGCGCTGCCGTCGTGGCGGCCGAGTCGAGCCCTGGCGCGATGAGTCACGGCGAGCTCCTCGCACCCGCGATCGCCGCGGTGCTGCAGCAGGCCGGTGCCGACCGGCGTGACGTCACCGACGTCGCGGTCGGCGTCGGCCCGGGACCTTTCACCGGTCTGCGCGTCGGCATCGTGACCGCGCGCACCCTCGCCGTCTCGCTGCACGCACGCCTCCACGGGGTCTGCTCGCTCGACGTCGTGGCGGCGCAGGCGATCGCGGACGGCGTCGTCGACGAGGCGTTCGTGGTCGCGACGGACGCGCGCCGCAAGGAGGTCTACTGGGCGGAGTACACGCCGTCCGGCGAGCGCGTCGGAGACGCCGACGTCGCCCGCCCGGCCGACCTGGCCCTCAGGCTGCCCGGCACGATGCCGGTCCTGGGTCGGGGTGCCGACCTGTACGCCGAGGTCCTCAACCGCGTCGCCGGACCCGCCGACCCCGATGCGGCCGTGCTTGCGGACATGGTCGCGGCCGGCTCGGCGCGCGAGATCGGGACTGAGCCGCTCTACCTGCGGCGGCCCGACGCCACGCCGGCCGCTCAGCGCAAGCGCGTGTCGGCGTGA
- the coaA gene encoding type I pantothenate kinase, which translates to MGPMSVTQPGSGDTSPYVELERSAWADLAGDAPQPLTQTEIDKVRGLGDELDLEEVRQVYVPLAQLISMRIRYAGELYRSTEAFLRRPQPKRTPYVIGIAGSVAVGKSTTTRLLRELLAKNPAHSNVSIVTTDGFLLPNAELERRGLLERKGFPESYDRKALLRFVMAVKSGRETVEAPVYSHLSYDVTDEVVTLNHPDVVLIEGLNVLQPARSRADGRTGLATSDFFDFSVYVDAARKDIRRWYVERFLRLRETAFRNPDSYFVRYGALDSEEAVAQASLLWDSINGPNLKENIEPTRGRATLVLRKDADHSVRWVRLRKL; encoded by the coding sequence ATGGGTCCTATGTCGGTCACGCAGCCGGGTTCCGGCGATACCTCGCCGTACGTCGAGCTCGAGCGCAGCGCCTGGGCGGATCTCGCCGGTGATGCCCCCCAGCCGCTGACGCAGACCGAGATCGACAAGGTCCGCGGGCTCGGCGACGAGCTCGACCTGGAGGAGGTCCGGCAGGTCTACGTGCCGCTGGCGCAGCTGATCAGCATGCGGATCCGGTACGCCGGCGAGCTCTACCGGTCGACCGAGGCGTTCCTGCGTCGACCGCAGCCCAAGCGCACGCCGTACGTGATCGGCATCGCCGGGTCGGTCGCGGTCGGCAAGTCCACGACCACGCGCCTCCTGCGCGAGCTGCTCGCCAAGAATCCCGCCCACAGCAACGTGTCGATCGTCACCACCGACGGCTTCCTGCTGCCGAACGCCGAGCTCGAGCGTCGTGGCCTGCTGGAGCGCAAGGGTTTCCCGGAGTCGTACGACCGCAAGGCGCTGCTGCGGTTCGTGATGGCTGTGAAGTCAGGCCGCGAGACCGTCGAGGCGCCGGTCTACTCCCACCTCTCGTACGACGTCACCGACGAGGTCGTCACCCTGAACCACCCCGACGTGGTCCTGATCGAGGGCCTCAACGTCCTTCAGCCCGCCCGGTCCCGCGCCGATGGCCGTACGGGCCTGGCGACGAGCGACTTCTTCGACTTCTCGGTCTACGTCGACGCCGCCCGCAAGGACATACGGCGGTGGTACGTCGAGCGGTTCCTGCGGCTGCGCGAGACCGCGTTCCGCAACCCCGACTCCTACTTCGTCCGCTACGGCGCTCTCGACTCCGAGGAGGCCGTCGCCCAGGCGTCGCTGCTGTGGGACTCCATCAACGGGCCGAACCTCAAGGAGAACATCGAGCCCACCCGCGGCCGGGCGACGCTGGTGCTGCGCAAGGACGCGGACCACTCCGTGCGGTGGGTGCGCCTGCGCAAGCTCTGA
- the glmS gene encoding glutamine--fructose-6-phosphate transaminase (isomerizing): MCGIVGYVGQRPALDVVLGGLRRLEYRGYDSTGVALVMGDQIAVSKKVGKLANLDKELAERPLPHSSTGIGHTRWATHGPPSDRNAHPHVSGADRVAVVHNGIIENFAELRAELEADGYEFVSETDTETVTHLVHRELLGDADDLSDAVRRVCRRLEGAFTLVVADGTDPDRVVGARRNSPLVAGRGDGENFLASDVSAFIEYTRDAVELGQDQVVTITRDGIDVTDFDGRPSSVTEYHVDWDAAAAEKGGYDWFMLKEIDEQPQAVADTLLGRHDSAGRLVLDEMRLSDDELREIDKVVIIGCGTASYAGMVAKYAIEHWTRVPCEVELASEFRYRDPIVGRSTLVVAISQSGETADTLQAIRHARQQGSKVLAICNTNGSTIPRESDAVIYTHAGPEIAVASTKGFLTQLAACYVLGLYLAQVRGTKYGDEIATTVAELQKLPDGIRTLLEGADAVRTLARELAGHRTFLFLGRHVGYPVALEGALKLKELAYLHAEGFAAGELKHGPIAVIEPGLPVFVVVPPKGRDQLHEKVVSNIQEIRARGARTVVLVEDGDTSVDPYADVVIRLPKAPTLLQPVLAVVPLQVFAAELASVLGHDVDQPRNLAKSVTVE; this comes from the coding sequence ATGTGTGGAATCGTCGGATACGTCGGTCAGCGTCCCGCCCTGGATGTCGTCCTCGGGGGACTGCGCCGTCTCGAGTACAGGGGCTACGACTCCACCGGTGTCGCGCTGGTGATGGGCGACCAGATCGCCGTCTCCAAGAAGGTCGGCAAGCTCGCCAACCTCGACAAGGAGCTCGCCGAGAGGCCCCTCCCGCACTCGAGCACCGGCATCGGCCACACCCGCTGGGCCACCCACGGGCCGCCGAGCGACCGCAACGCCCACCCGCACGTGTCCGGCGCCGACCGGGTCGCCGTCGTCCACAACGGCATCATCGAGAACTTCGCCGAGCTGCGCGCCGAGCTGGAGGCCGACGGCTACGAGTTCGTCTCCGAGACGGACACCGAGACCGTCACGCACCTCGTCCACCGTGAGCTCCTCGGCGACGCCGACGACCTGAGCGACGCCGTCCGTCGCGTCTGCCGCCGGCTCGAGGGGGCGTTCACGCTCGTCGTCGCCGACGGGACGGATCCCGACCGTGTCGTCGGCGCGCGCCGCAACTCGCCGCTGGTCGCCGGTCGCGGTGACGGCGAGAACTTCCTCGCGTCCGACGTGTCGGCGTTCATCGAGTACACCCGCGACGCGGTCGAGCTCGGTCAGGACCAGGTCGTGACGATCACCCGCGACGGCATCGACGTCACCGACTTCGACGGCCGGCCCTCCTCGGTCACCGAGTACCACGTCGACTGGGACGCCGCGGCCGCCGAGAAGGGCGGCTACGACTGGTTCATGCTCAAGGAGATCGACGAGCAGCCGCAGGCCGTCGCCGACACCCTGCTGGGTCGTCACGACTCCGCCGGCCGCCTCGTCCTCGACGAGATGCGGCTGTCCGACGACGAGCTGCGCGAGATCGACAAGGTCGTCATCATCGGTTGCGGCACCGCCTCGTACGCGGGCATGGTCGCCAAGTACGCGATCGAGCACTGGACCCGCGTCCCCTGTGAGGTCGAGCTGGCGTCGGAGTTCCGCTACCGCGACCCCATCGTGGGCCGCTCGACCCTGGTCGTCGCGATCAGCCAGTCGGGCGAGACGGCGGACACGCTGCAGGCGATCCGCCACGCACGCCAGCAGGGCTCGAAGGTCCTCGCCATCTGCAACACCAACGGCTCGACCATCCCGCGCGAGTCCGACGCGGTGATCTACACCCACGCCGGCCCCGAGATCGCAGTCGCCTCCACCAAGGGCTTCCTGACCCAGCTCGCCGCCTGCTACGTCCTCGGCCTCTACCTCGCGCAGGTGCGCGGCACGAAGTACGGAGACGAGATCGCGACGACCGTCGCCGAGCTCCAGAAGCTCCCCGACGGCATCCGGACGCTCCTCGAGGGTGCCGACGCGGTCCGGACCCTCGCGCGCGAGCTCGCCGGACACCGGACGTTCCTGTTCCTCGGTCGCCACGTCGGCTACCCGGTGGCGCTCGAGGGTGCGCTCAAGCTCAAGGAGCTGGCGTACCTGCACGCCGAGGGCTTCGCGGCGGGCGAGCTCAAGCACGGACCGATCGCGGTCATCGAGCCCGGCCTCCCGGTTTTCGTGGTGGTGCCTCCCAAGGGCCGCGACCAGCTCCACGAGAAGGTCGTGAGCAACATCCAGGAGATCCGTGCGCGCGGCGCCCGCACCGTGGTCCTCGTCGAGGACGGTGACACGTCCGTCGACCCGTACGCCGACGTGGTGATCCGGCTGCCGAAGGCCCCGACGCTGCTGCAGCCGGTCCTCGCCGTCGTGCCGCTGCAGGTCTTCGCAGCCGAGCTCGCCTCGGTGCTCGGCCACGACGTCGACCAGCCCCGCAACCTCGCGAAGTCCGTGACGGTCGAGTAG
- the tsaE gene encoding tRNA (adenosine(37)-N6)-threonylcarbamoyltransferase complex ATPase subunit type 1 TsaE gives MNGSTFPNFHALNVFDATPERAADVLGVIRRSFGARPPLDPPSTAMAETEETIRAALAEGGGLLVERRGKPIGAMLYDVSRPGLLGFRRVSVDPDHQDRGVASAMVGVAEDTAEERGLDGVWLDVREELPENVTFWTRRRYFPVRRDGSTIEFGKTLWLARELLTAEDAQAFGARLATLLRAGDVVVMSGGLGAGKTTMTQGIGEGLGVRGPVTSPTFVLARTHPNLGDGPPLVHVDAYRLGGALELDDLDLDTATEDSVTVVEWGEGIAEDLSDSWLELRLERRSATVLDPLGAEDPARDDAGDHDVRLVTLKPHGARWARVPLRSTLLEPDAILHSVQARGLEDTRPL, from the coding sequence ATGAACGGTTCGACGTTCCCGAACTTCCACGCCCTCAACGTCTTCGACGCGACACCGGAGCGCGCCGCGGACGTCCTCGGGGTCATTCGTCGCTCCTTCGGCGCGCGACCGCCCCTGGACCCGCCGTCGACGGCGATGGCCGAGACCGAGGAGACCATCCGCGCTGCGCTCGCGGAGGGCGGCGGGCTGCTCGTCGAGCGCCGGGGGAAGCCGATCGGGGCGATGCTGTACGACGTGTCGCGCCCGGGGCTGCTCGGGTTCCGGCGGGTGTCGGTCGATCCCGACCACCAGGACCGAGGCGTCGCCTCGGCGATGGTCGGCGTCGCCGAGGACACCGCAGAGGAGCGCGGTCTCGACGGCGTGTGGCTCGACGTGCGCGAAGAGCTCCCCGAGAACGTGACGTTCTGGACGCGGCGACGCTACTTCCCTGTCCGCCGGGACGGTTCGACGATCGAGTTCGGCAAGACGCTGTGGCTCGCTCGGGAGCTCTTGACCGCCGAGGACGCGCAGGCCTTCGGCGCGCGGCTGGCGACGTTGCTGCGCGCCGGCGACGTCGTCGTGATGTCGGGTGGTCTCGGCGCCGGCAAGACGACGATGACGCAGGGGATCGGTGAAGGGCTGGGAGTGCGGGGTCCGGTGACCTCGCCGACGTTCGTGCTCGCACGCACCCACCCGAACCTCGGCGACGGTCCGCCCCTGGTCCATGTCGACGCGTACCGTCTCGGCGGGGCGCTCGAGCTCGACGACCTCGACCTCGACACCGCCACCGAGGACTCGGTCACGGTCGTGGAGTGGGGCGAGGGCATCGCCGAGGACCTCAGCGACTCGTGGCTCGAGCTGCGCCTGGAGCGCCGTTCGGCAACCGTCCTCGATCCTCTCGGGGCAGAGGATCCCGCCCGCGACGACGCGGGTGACCACGACGTACGGCTGGTCACGCTGAAGCCGCACGGCGCGCGCTGGGCACGCGTCCCTCTGCGGTCGACGCTCCTCGAGCCCGACGCGATCCTGCACTCGGTGCAGGCGCGCGGACTCGAGGACACGAGGCCCCTGTGA
- the alr gene encoding alanine racemase — translation MTRPTMSHAAGPAEAVVDLAAYRANLAVLRAAAPTALQMAVVKADAYGHGAVETARAARQAGAEWLGVATVEEASTLRRGGDRGPVLAWLSPAGADLAPAIDAGVDVAAGSVAQLEAVVAAGATNRPRVHLKVDTGMARGGVRGAELSALFEAARDARHAGRIEIVGIFSHLACADEPSSPVNAAQEHAFGEAVAELASYGVEPEVRHLANSAATLTRPSVHHDLVRVGIASYGLSPGPQLGTPSDLGLTPVMSLTTALSLVRRVPPGTGVSYGHTYVTKRETTLGLVPVGYGDGILRAASNHAEAWVNGSLVPIAGRVCMDQIVLDLGDVVAERGDEVVLFGSGSRGEPIAEDWAQAAATIGYEVVTRLGGRIVRTFVDAT, via the coding sequence GTGACTCGGCCGACGATGTCGCACGCGGCGGGTCCGGCGGAGGCCGTGGTCGACCTCGCCGCCTATCGCGCCAACCTCGCCGTCCTGCGCGCCGCGGCGCCCACCGCCCTGCAGATGGCCGTCGTCAAGGCCGATGCGTACGGGCACGGCGCGGTCGAGACCGCCCGTGCGGCCCGCCAGGCCGGAGCGGAGTGGCTGGGCGTCGCCACCGTGGAGGAGGCGTCGACGCTGCGGCGCGGCGGCGACCGTGGACCGGTCCTGGCGTGGCTCTCCCCGGCCGGCGCTGATCTCGCGCCGGCGATCGACGCCGGTGTGGACGTGGCCGCGGGATCGGTCGCACAGCTCGAGGCCGTGGTCGCGGCGGGTGCGACGAACCGTCCCCGCGTCCACCTGAAGGTCGACACCGGGATGGCGCGAGGAGGGGTCCGCGGAGCCGAGCTCAGCGCGCTGTTCGAGGCGGCCCGCGACGCTCGGCACGCCGGACGCATCGAGATCGTGGGCATCTTCTCCCACCTCGCGTGCGCCGACGAGCCGTCGAGCCCCGTCAACGCCGCCCAGGAGCACGCGTTCGGCGAGGCGGTCGCCGAGCTGGCGTCGTACGGCGTCGAGCCCGAGGTCAGGCACCTGGCCAACTCGGCCGCGACGCTGACCCGGCCGAGCGTGCACCACGACCTCGTGCGCGTCGGCATCGCCTCGTACGGGCTGAGCCCGGGACCGCAGCTCGGCACGCCGTCGGACCTCGGGCTGACCCCGGTGATGAGCCTGACCACCGCGCTCTCACTCGTACGACGCGTGCCGCCGGGCACGGGAGTCTCGTACGGCCACACCTACGTCACCAAGCGCGAGACCACGCTCGGGCTGGTGCCGGTCGGCTACGGCGACGGCATCCTGCGGGCGGCCTCCAACCATGCCGAGGCCTGGGTCAACGGGAGCCTGGTGCCGATCGCGGGACGGGTGTGCATGGACCAGATCGTCCTCGATCTCGGCGACGTCGTCGCGGAGCGCGGCGACGAGGTCGTCCTGTTCGGCAGCGGGAGCCGCGGAGAGCCGATCGCCGAGGACTGGGCGCAGGCGGCGGCGACCATCGGCTACGAGGTCGTCACTAGGCTGGGTGGCAGGATCGTCCGCACTTTCGTCGACGCGACCTGA